A genomic region of Arachis stenosperma cultivar V10309 chromosome 9, arast.V10309.gnm1.PFL2, whole genome shotgun sequence contains the following coding sequences:
- the LOC130947311 gene encoding dormancy-associated protein homolog 3-like isoform X1, translating into MGLLDHLWDDTVAGPPPDNGLGKLRKHHTFAFRSASGTGKESETGNVRSYGVESPEDPVKVTRSIMIVKPPGYQNQSGSAPASPAGSTPPVSPFSGKEEVESPFGFEEGRPQMRTRRQRGKTDQALLLLSMCEK; encoded by the exons ATGGGCCTCCTAGACCACTTGTGGGACGACACCGTCGCCGGTCCTCCTCCGGACAACGGCCTCGGCAAGCTCCGAAAGCACCACACCTTCGCTTTCAGATCTGCCTCCGGCACCGGCAAGG AATCGGAGACGGGGAACGTGAGATCGTACGGTGTAGAATCACCGGAGGATCCGGTGAAAGTGACACGTAGTATCATGATCGTGAAACCACCTGGCTACCAGAATCAGAGTGGATCCGCACCGGCTTCTCCCGCCGGTTCTACTCCTCCGGTGTCTCCGTTTTCCGGTAAG GAGGAAGTAGAGAGTCCTTTCGGTTTCGAAGAAGGTCGACCTCAGATGCGTACGAGAAGGCAGCGGGGCAAAACAGATCAAGCACTACTTCTCCTTTCGATGTGTGAGAAATGA
- the LOC130947311 gene encoding dormancy-associated protein homolog 3-like isoform X2, with protein MGLLDHLWDDTVAGPPPDNGLGKLRKHHTFAFRSASGTGKESETGNVRSYGVESPEDPVKVTRSIMIVKPPGYQNQSGSAPASPAGSTPPVSPFSGGSRESFRFRRRSTSDAYEKAAGQNRSSTTSPFDV; from the exons ATGGGCCTCCTAGACCACTTGTGGGACGACACCGTCGCCGGTCCTCCTCCGGACAACGGCCTCGGCAAGCTCCGAAAGCACCACACCTTCGCTTTCAGATCTGCCTCCGGCACCGGCAAGG AATCGGAGACGGGGAACGTGAGATCGTACGGTGTAGAATCACCGGAGGATCCGGTGAAAGTGACACGTAGTATCATGATCGTGAAACCACCTGGCTACCAGAATCAGAGTGGATCCGCACCGGCTTCTCCCGCCGGTTCTACTCCTCCGGTGTCTCCGTTTTCCG GAGGAAGTAGAGAGTCCTTTCGGTTTCGAAGAAGGTCGACCTCAGATGCGTACGAGAAGGCAGCGGGGCAAAACAGATCAAGCACTACTTCTCCTTTCGATGTGTGA